Proteins from one Hyperolius riggenbachi isolate aHypRig1 chromosome 2, aHypRig1.pri, whole genome shotgun sequence genomic window:
- the LOC137544733 gene encoding E3 ubiquitin/ISG15 ligase TRIM25-like encodes MASADLSKELECPICLSIYTDPVNLPCGHNYCRACIDHVLDTQKAGGYSCPECRRKYKGRPTLQRNIALRNIAERFLSTQHQKEVIGVCCTYCFQSPVAAVKSCLHCEASLCDNHLKIHSKAPEHVFCDPTSSLENRKCSVHRKILEYYCTEDAACICVSCSLAGEHRGHQVEILAHASEKKKKKLRNDLKKLRAETEEAEKGVRSLQNSMKKAQEKADGETKRVTGIFRDIRRRLADLEKKVLSEITGQLNQVTLSYENAIQQLEIKKNKLSRKKHQIEELCNMADPLTVLQKSETSDLGDTEVGNKSKEKNDKLLRDGGDLDVARISHTLHTGLADIISGVKIPKRAGAQAPPRSSTEDKAPDAAQQPWPPSRPVWTLQHVHIQDAGPNTEVPPLTLGMPVYADILLDEDTAGYYIHVSGDGKTASRSDSRQQYPTAPERFLVFPQVLSFRTFSSGRHYCDVDVRNSDNWRIGMCYSSIDRKGGLSMIGSNEKSWVLDRGGEHHYTVKHNRQDIMLYSDMPKHKIRIYLHYEAGQISFHALCSDSFRPIHTFAATFTEPLHIVLCVSQGSVTICRENPEV; translated from the coding sequence ATGGCGTCCGCTGATCTGAGCAAGGAGCTGGAGTGTCCCATCTGTCTGAGCATTTATACAGATCCCGTGAACCTCCCGTGTGGACACAACTATTGCCGGGCATGTATTGATCATGTGCTGGATACACAGAAGGCTGGAGGTTACTCCTGTCCTGAATGCAGAAGAAAATACAAGGGGCGGCCAACGTTACAGAGGAACATCGCTCTGAGGAACATAGCCGAGCGTTTCCTGTCTACCCAGCATCAGAAGGAGGTCATTGGAGTCTGCTGTACGTACTGTTTCCAATCTCCCGTGGCTGCTGTTAAGTCTTGTCTGCATTGTGAAGCTTCTCTGTGCGATAATCATCTGAAAATCCACAGCAAGGCACCAGAACATGTCTTTTGTGACCCCACCAGTTCCCTGGAGAACaggaaatgctccgtccataggaagatcctggagtattactgcactgaggatgctgcctgtatctgtgtgtcctgcagcttggccggaGAACATCGGGGACACCAGGTGGAGATTCTGGCTCATGCTTctgagaaaaagaagaagaagctgaGAAATGATCTGAAGAAACTGAGAGCGGAGACCGAGGAGGCTGAGAAAGGAGTCCGGAGTCTTCAGAACAGCATGAAGAAAGCTCAAGAAAAAGCAGACGGTGAAACGAAGAGAGTGACTGGCATTTTCAGAGACATCAGGAGACGGCTGGCGGACCTGGAGAAGAAAGTCCTGAGCGAAATCACCGGGCAGTTAAACCAGGTAACCCTGTCTTATGAGAATGCCATCCAGCAGCTGGAAATAAAGAAGAACAAGCTGTCCAGGAAGAAACATCAGATCGAGGAGCTGTGCAACATGGCTGATCCACTGACTGTCCTACAGAAATCTGAAACGAGTGATTTAGGCGACACCGAGGTGGGAAATAAGAGCAAAGAGAAAAACGATAAACTGCTTCgtgatggaggggatctggatgtggcccgcatctcacacacattacacacaggactagCTGATATCATATCTGGGGTAAAAATACCAAAACGTGCAGGTGCACAGGCCCCTCCACGCtctagcacagaggacaaagctCCTGACGCTGCTCAACAACCTTGGCCTCCTTCCCGACCTGTTTGGACTCTACAACATGTTCATATCCAGGATGCAGGACCTAATACAGAAGTGCCACCACTAACACTGGGGATGCCGGTGTAtgcagacatattactggatgAAGACACAGCTGGGTATTATATACACGTATCAGGTGATGGGAAAACTGCCTCCAGGTCAGATTCAAGACAGCAATACCCAACAGCACCGGAGAGATTTCTGGTTTTTCCCCAGGTGTTAAGCTTCCGGACCTTCTCCTCTGGGCGGCATTACTGTGATGTGGATGTTCGTAACTCAGACAACTGGAGGATTGGGATGTGTTACTCCAGCATCGACAGAAAAGGAGGCCTATCCATGATTGGCAGTAATGAGAAGTCCTGGGTTTTGGACAGGGGAGGAGAGCATCattatacagtgaagcataaccGGCAGGATATCATGTTATATAGCGATATGCCCAAACATAAAATCAGGATCTACCTGCATTATGAGGCGGGGCAGATCTCATTTCATGCTCTGTGCTCAGACTCCTTCAGACCCATCCACACGTTTGCCGCCActttcactgagcccctccatatTGTTTTATGTGTCTCACAGGGTTCTGTAACCATATGTAGGGAGAATCCTGAGGTGTGA